A single genomic interval of Camelina sativa cultivar DH55 chromosome 11, Cs, whole genome shotgun sequence harbors:
- the LOC104726890 gene encoding uncharacterized protein LOC104726890, whose translation MQLHVLSMLFLSVITLLPLATKAEADLTSLVSCCYLRAPRSPLVMTDSSFRLSSLPLSRLFSSSANSPSISGNPSEETILVCLSTSLVDDSYTSKQHRHLILLRSSVELQRRRSSFTLFLRLNRVVNPSGLTHDKSLIFHLMDLGPINIKCSQSSPCISNQESFSGEVMSGFVLVFIALALQCLSMCERISSFSEVIICSNGNSSFSSFYERHFTINSSYTERSFASSSRCCWLSCFSSSSIPLTTQFRLDPRFMLSTWFRYFYLVWQGSFYLDLFSGTRLLGIRSQPTCCLPFQGAEDSLSLVRVRFLKTRRNLCIPVWQIVILRPMIRSWSASCHFMWPISLVDLTIYLVLISLYRSLSIYRSFCYLYPSCLQTCYLFCFNLILVLCICVSNTLWLSFLLYKLVGCIMLLLEWSTKNVVT comes from the coding sequence ATGCAGCTTCATGTGCTCTCTATGCTTTTCTTATCCGTTATTACCCTTCTTCCGCTCGCTACCAAAGCTGAAGCAGATTTAACTAGTTTGGTGAGCTGTTGTTATCTCAGAGCTCCGCGGTCTCCGCTTGTGATGACGGACTCCTCCTTCCGACTAAGCAGTTTGCCGTTGTCGAGACTATTCTCTAGCTCAGCCAATTCTCCATCTATCTCGGGTAATCCCTCCGAAGAAACTATTTTGGTTTGCCTCTCGACCTCCTTAGTCGATGATAGTTACACCTCCAAGCAGCACCGCCACCTCATCTTGCTCAGATCTAGTGTGGAGCTGCAACGAAGAAGAAGTTCGTTCACTTTATTTTTGCGTCTAAATAGAGTTGTCAATCCAAGTGGGCTAACACATGACAAATCTCTCATTTTTCACTTAATGGACCTAGGCCCAATAAATATCAAATGCTCCCAATCCAGCCCATGTATCTCTAATCAAGAATCTTTCTCTGGCGAAGTAATGAGTggatttgttttagttttcattGCTTTGGCCCTACAATGTTTATCAATGTGTGAAAGAATTTCCTCGTTTTCGGAGGTTATTATTTGTTCTAATGGAAATAGCTCATTTTCCTCATTCTATGAGAGACATTTCACAATAAATTCCTCCTATACGGAGAGATCTTTTGCAAGCTCTAGTAGGTGTTGTTGGCTCTCATGTTTTTCTTCCAGTTCCATTCCCTTGACCACACAATTTCGTCTTGATCCGCGCTTTATGTTATCCACTTGGTTCAGATATTTCTATTTGGTGTGGCAAGGTAGTTTTTACTTGGATCTTTTTTCCGGCACTCGACTTTTGGGAATTCGTTCCCAACCTACATGCTGTCTTCCTTTTCAGGGAGCTGAAGATTCATTATCTTTAGTGCgagttaggtttttaaaaacccgTCGGAATCTCTGTATTCCAGTGTGGCAAATTGTCATTTTGCGGCCAATGATTCGGTCTTGGTCAGCTTCCTGTCACTTCATGTGGCCTATCTCCTTAGTGGATCTCACTATCTATTTGGTTTTAATATCTCTTTATCGTAGTCTTAGTATTTATCGTAGCTTCTGCTATTTGTACCCTAGTTGCCTTCAAACTTGTTATCTCTTTTGCTTTAACTTGATCCTGGTGTTGTGTATTTGTGTAAGCAACACACTGTGGCTTTCTTTCCTCCTGTATAAGTTAGTTGGTTGTATTATGCTCCTCTTAGAGTGGAGTACCAAAAATGTTGTAACTTAA